A window of Mustela nigripes isolate SB6536 chromosome 9, MUSNIG.SB6536, whole genome shotgun sequence contains these coding sequences:
- the PLAA gene encoding phospholipase A-2-activating protein isoform X1, whose product MASGAARYRLSCSLPGHELDVRGLVCSLYPPGAFVSVSRDRTTRLWVPDSPNRGFTEMHCMSGHSNFVSCVCIIPSSDMYPHGLIATGGNDHNICIFSLESPAPLYILKGHKNTVCSLSSGKFGTLLSGSWDTTAKVWLNDKCMMTLQGHTAAVWAVKILPEQGLMLTGSADKTIKLWKAGRCERTFSGHEDCVRGLAILSETEFLSCANDASIRRWQITGECLEVYYGHTNYIYSISVFPNCKDFVTTAEDRSLRIWKHGECAQTIRLPAQSIWCCCVLDNGDIVVGASDGIIRVFTESEDRTASAEEIKAFEKELSQATIDSKTGDLGDINAEQLPGREHLNEPGTREGQTRLIRDGEKVEAYQWSVSEGRWLKIGDVVGSSGANQQTSGKVLYEGKEFDYVFSIDVNEGGPSYKLPYNVSDDPWLTAYNFLQKNDLNPMFLDQVAKFIIDNTKGQMLGLGNTSFSDPFTGGGRYVPGSSSGSSNTLPAADPFTGGGRYVPGSANMGTTMAGVDPFTGNSAYRSAASRTVNIYFPKKEALTFDQANPTQILGKLKELNGTAPEEKKLTEDDLILLEKILSLICNSSSEKPTAQQLQILWKAINWPEDIVFPALDILRLSIKHPSVNENFCNEKEGAQFSSHLISLLNPKGKPANQLLALRTFCNCFVGQAGQKLMMSQRESLMSHAIELKSGSNKNIHIALATLTLNYSVCFHKDHNIEGKAQCLSVISTVLEVVQDLEATFRLLVALGTLISDDLNAVQLAKSLGVDSQIKKYASVSEPAKVSECCRLILNLL is encoded by the exons ATGGCCAGCGGCGCCGCCAGGTACCGGCTGAGCTGCTCGCTCCCAGGCCACGAGCTGGATGTGCGGGGCCTGGTATGCAGTCTGTATCCGCCGGGGGCCTTTGTGTCCGTGTCCCGAGACCGCACTACCCGCCTCTGGGTCCCCGACAG TCCTAACAGGGGCTTTACAGAAATGCACTGTATGAGTGGTCACTCCAATTTTGTATCTTGTGTATGCATCATACCTTCAAGTGACATGTACCCTCATGGACTAATCGCCACTGGAGGAAATGACCACAATATTTGCATTTTCTCACTGGAAAGTCCAGCACCGCTTTATATACTGAAAGGTCACAAGAATACTG TTTGTAGTCTTTCATCTGGAAAATTTGGGACATTACTTAGTGGCTCATGGGACACCACTGCTAAAGTCTGGCTGAATGACAAGTGCATGATGACCTTACAG GGTCATACAGCTGCAGTATGGGCAGTAAAGATCTTACCTGAGCAGGGCTTAATGTTAACTGGATCAGCAGACAAGACTATTAAATTGTGGAAAGCTGGAAGATGTGAGAGGACTTTTTCAG GGCATGAAGACTGTGTAAGAGGTTTAGCAATTTTGAGTGAAACAGAATTTCTTTCCTGTGCAAATGATGCTAGTATTAGAAGGTGGCAGATCACTGGCGAGTGTCTTGAAGTATATTATGGACATACCAATTATATTTATAGCATATCTGTCTTCCCAAATTGTAAAG attttgtaACAACGGCAGAAGACAGATCGCTGAGAATCTGGAAACATGGGGAATGTGCTCAAACAATCCGACTTCCAGCTCAATCTATTTGGTGCTGCTGTGTTCTAGACAATGGTGACATTGTGGTTGGTGCGAG tgatGGTATTATTAGAGTGTTTACAGAATCAGAGGATCGGACAGCAAGTGCTGAGGAAATCAAGGCTTTTGAAAAAGAACTCTCTCAGGCAACCATTGATTCCAAAACTGGTGATTTAGGGGACATTAATGCTGAGCAGCTTCCTGGGAGGGAACATCTGAATGAACCTG gTACTAGAGAAGGACAGACTCGTCTAAtcagagatggggagaaagtTGAAGCCTATCAGTGGAGTGTTAGTGAAGGGAGGTGGCTAAAAATCGGTGATGTTGTTGGCTCATCTGGTGCTAATCAGCAAACATCTGGAAAAGTCTTATATGAAGGGAAA GAATTTGATTATGTTTTCTCAATTGATGTCAATGAAGGTGGACCATCATACAAACTTCCATATAACGTCAGTGATGATCCCTGGTTAACTGCATACAACTTCTTACAGAAGAATGATTTGAATCCCATGTTTTTGGATCAAGTGGCTAAATTTATTATTGATAACACAAAAGGTCAAATGTTAGGACTTGGGAATACCAGTTTTTCAGATCCTTTTACAG GTGGTGGTCGGTATGTTCCAGGGTCTTCATCAGGATCTTCTAACACACTGCCTGCAGCAGATCCTTTTACAG GTGGTGGTCGTTATGTGCCAGGGTCTGCCAATATGGGAACTACCATGGCTGGAGTTGATCCATTTACAG GGAATAGTGCCTACCGGTCAGCTGCATCTAgaacagtgaatatttatttcccTAAAAAAGAGGCTCTCACTTTTGACCAGGCAAACCCTACACAAATATTAG GTAAACTGAAGGAACTTAATGGAACTGCACCTGAAGAGAAAAAGTTAACTGAGGATGACTTGATACTTCTTGAAAAGATACTGTCTCTCATATGTAATAGTTCTTCAGAAAAACCCACAGCCCAGCAACTTCAGATTTTGTGGAAAGCTATTAACTGGCCTGAAG atattGTCTTTCCTGCACTTGACATTCTTCGGTTATCAATTAAACATCCCAGTGTGAATGAGAACTTCTGCAATGAAAAGGAAGGGGCTCAGTTCAGCAGTCATCTTATCAGTCTTCTGAACCCTAAAGGAAAGCCAGCAAACCAGCTGCTTGCTCTGAGGACTTTTTGCAACTGTTTTGTTGGCCAGGCAGGACAAAAGCTCATGATGTCCCAGAGGGAATCACTAATGTCTCATGCAATAGAACTGAAATCAGGGAGCAATAAGAACATTCACATTGCTCTGGCTACATTGACCCTGAActattctgtttgttttcataaAGACCATAACATTGAAGGGAAAGCTCAATGCTTGTCAGTAATTAGCACAGTCTTGGAAGTTGTACAAGACCTAGAAGCCACTTTTAGACTGCTTGTGGCTCTTGGGACACTTATCAGTGATGATTTAAATGCTGTACAGTTAGCCAAGTCTTTAGGTGTTgattctcaaataaagaaatatgccTCAGTATCAGAACCAGCTAAAGTAAGTGAATGCTGTAGACTTATCCTAAATTTACTGTAA
- the PLAA gene encoding phospholipase A-2-activating protein isoform X2 has product MCGAWYAVCIRRGPLCPCPETALPASGSPTVCSLSSGKFGTLLSGSWDTTAKVWLNDKCMMTLQGHTAAVWAVKILPEQGLMLTGSADKTIKLWKAGRCERTFSGHEDCVRGLAILSETEFLSCANDASIRRWQITGECLEVYYGHTNYIYSISVFPNCKDFVTTAEDRSLRIWKHGECAQTIRLPAQSIWCCCVLDNGDIVVGASDGIIRVFTESEDRTASAEEIKAFEKELSQATIDSKTGDLGDINAEQLPGREHLNEPGTREGQTRLIRDGEKVEAYQWSVSEGRWLKIGDVVGSSGANQQTSGKVLYEGKEFDYVFSIDVNEGGPSYKLPYNVSDDPWLTAYNFLQKNDLNPMFLDQVAKFIIDNTKGQMLGLGNTSFSDPFTGGGRYVPGSSSGSSNTLPAADPFTGGGRYVPGSANMGTTMAGVDPFTGNSAYRSAASRTVNIYFPKKEALTFDQANPTQILGKLKELNGTAPEEKKLTEDDLILLEKILSLICNSSSEKPTAQQLQILWKAINWPEDIVFPALDILRLSIKHPSVNENFCNEKEGAQFSSHLISLLNPKGKPANQLLALRTFCNCFVGQAGQKLMMSQRESLMSHAIELKSGSNKNIHIALATLTLNYSVCFHKDHNIEGKAQCLSVISTVLEVVQDLEATFRLLVALGTLISDDLNAVQLAKSLGVDSQIKKYASVSEPAKVSECCRLILNLL; this is encoded by the exons ATGTGCGGGGCCTGGTATGCAGTCTGTATCCGCCGGGGGCCTTTGTGTCCGTGTCCCGAGACCGCACTACCCGCCTCTGGGTCCCCGACAG TTTGTAGTCTTTCATCTGGAAAATTTGGGACATTACTTAGTGGCTCATGGGACACCACTGCTAAAGTCTGGCTGAATGACAAGTGCATGATGACCTTACAG GGTCATACAGCTGCAGTATGGGCAGTAAAGATCTTACCTGAGCAGGGCTTAATGTTAACTGGATCAGCAGACAAGACTATTAAATTGTGGAAAGCTGGAAGATGTGAGAGGACTTTTTCAG GGCATGAAGACTGTGTAAGAGGTTTAGCAATTTTGAGTGAAACAGAATTTCTTTCCTGTGCAAATGATGCTAGTATTAGAAGGTGGCAGATCACTGGCGAGTGTCTTGAAGTATATTATGGACATACCAATTATATTTATAGCATATCTGTCTTCCCAAATTGTAAAG attttgtaACAACGGCAGAAGACAGATCGCTGAGAATCTGGAAACATGGGGAATGTGCTCAAACAATCCGACTTCCAGCTCAATCTATTTGGTGCTGCTGTGTTCTAGACAATGGTGACATTGTGGTTGGTGCGAG tgatGGTATTATTAGAGTGTTTACAGAATCAGAGGATCGGACAGCAAGTGCTGAGGAAATCAAGGCTTTTGAAAAAGAACTCTCTCAGGCAACCATTGATTCCAAAACTGGTGATTTAGGGGACATTAATGCTGAGCAGCTTCCTGGGAGGGAACATCTGAATGAACCTG gTACTAGAGAAGGACAGACTCGTCTAAtcagagatggggagaaagtTGAAGCCTATCAGTGGAGTGTTAGTGAAGGGAGGTGGCTAAAAATCGGTGATGTTGTTGGCTCATCTGGTGCTAATCAGCAAACATCTGGAAAAGTCTTATATGAAGGGAAA GAATTTGATTATGTTTTCTCAATTGATGTCAATGAAGGTGGACCATCATACAAACTTCCATATAACGTCAGTGATGATCCCTGGTTAACTGCATACAACTTCTTACAGAAGAATGATTTGAATCCCATGTTTTTGGATCAAGTGGCTAAATTTATTATTGATAACACAAAAGGTCAAATGTTAGGACTTGGGAATACCAGTTTTTCAGATCCTTTTACAG GTGGTGGTCGGTATGTTCCAGGGTCTTCATCAGGATCTTCTAACACACTGCCTGCAGCAGATCCTTTTACAG GTGGTGGTCGTTATGTGCCAGGGTCTGCCAATATGGGAACTACCATGGCTGGAGTTGATCCATTTACAG GGAATAGTGCCTACCGGTCAGCTGCATCTAgaacagtgaatatttatttcccTAAAAAAGAGGCTCTCACTTTTGACCAGGCAAACCCTACACAAATATTAG GTAAACTGAAGGAACTTAATGGAACTGCACCTGAAGAGAAAAAGTTAACTGAGGATGACTTGATACTTCTTGAAAAGATACTGTCTCTCATATGTAATAGTTCTTCAGAAAAACCCACAGCCCAGCAACTTCAGATTTTGTGGAAAGCTATTAACTGGCCTGAAG atattGTCTTTCCTGCACTTGACATTCTTCGGTTATCAATTAAACATCCCAGTGTGAATGAGAACTTCTGCAATGAAAAGGAAGGGGCTCAGTTCAGCAGTCATCTTATCAGTCTTCTGAACCCTAAAGGAAAGCCAGCAAACCAGCTGCTTGCTCTGAGGACTTTTTGCAACTGTTTTGTTGGCCAGGCAGGACAAAAGCTCATGATGTCCCAGAGGGAATCACTAATGTCTCATGCAATAGAACTGAAATCAGGGAGCAATAAGAACATTCACATTGCTCTGGCTACATTGACCCTGAActattctgtttgttttcataaAGACCATAACATTGAAGGGAAAGCTCAATGCTTGTCAGTAATTAGCACAGTCTTGGAAGTTGTACAAGACCTAGAAGCCACTTTTAGACTGCTTGTGGCTCTTGGGACACTTATCAGTGATGATTTAAATGCTGTACAGTTAGCCAAGTCTTTAGGTGTTgattctcaaataaagaaatatgccTCAGTATCAGAACCAGCTAAAGTAAGTGAATGCTGTAGACTTATCCTAAATTTACTGTAA